A region of the Curvibacter sp. AEP1-3 genome:
CCGGTGGCACATCGTCTGACGTAGCTCATGGAAATTTGGGGCAACTAGAAAATCTGGTTAGTTTTGGTCCAGCGGTGCTATTGGCCTACCCACTAATGCCATCCCTGCCACTCACGGAAGAAGCAAAAAAACTCCGCGACGCATTCAAGAAGTCCACGGGTTGGAAGTTCAAATCTTCAATTGATCCCACCACCGACCAGGTGAAAGCGCTTCGCGCATTGCTAATGAGGGACTGGCCAAAGGTATTGGAAGGCTTTAAGCCTGAAGATCTTGAAAAGGCAAAACAATATGCATTGGAGTTTGAGCGTGCGATACCTGGCGCTCTCAAGAGCGGAAGAAATTCGGAAGAAGTGAAGCATGTCTCGGCTGCTCCATTGACAAACGAAACCGCAGACCCTCCTGAGCAAACGGCTTCTGCGCCTACAAGTGAATCTACGATTTCAAGCTATCCGAACGTCTTTGAACGCGAAGACGGAGTCAGTCAAATTGAAATTGCGCTTAGAAAGAATGTGCGCGACCAAGATGCTGCGGTAGATGAACTGATAAAGGAACTGCGTCTACGCGAGTGGGGATTGGCAGACGAATCTCGACCACCAGTTTTCTTATTCGTTGGGCCGGCAGGCACCGGCAAAACTCTCACAGCGCAAACACTTGCCAACACTGAACGCTGGCGCGATAAATGCCTCACTCTCAACATGGCAAGCATGCGCAGTCGAAACGAAGGATTTGCTCTAACCGGACTGCGGCATGGCTACGAGTCTGCAGGGCCTGGACGATTGACTCAATTCGTTCGTAAACATCCCGACGCATTGATTCTTTTGGAGAACTTTACAGACGCTCACCCCTCAGTCCAAGATTTGTTGATTCCCCTATTGACTGAGGGTCAACTCATCGACGAATACGGTTTTGGCGACGACGCGAAACGCGGCAATCCAGACAAACGTGTGGTGTCTTTCTCAAGAGCCACCGTAGTACTGACAACACGCGCTGGCGAAAGTGTTTACAAAGCAGCAAGCTACCGCAAACGTCTTGCAACAGATCGGCAGGGGGTCATCGCAGAGCTGTTGTCAAATCTGGAAACAGACCAGCGTTCAGCCGAAAGCTCAGACACTACGGACAACTCTAGGAGCGACGACCAAACCAGTGCACTGCAAAAGCACCTAGGCGGATGCTGTTTGCTTCCCTTCCAGACACTTGGGCTGAAAACCCTCCAAACGTTGGCGCAGGAGGCAACAGAAAACCTGCAACGACAGTTGAAGAGTGTAAAAAAAGATATTGACTTGAACTTTCCGGGGCATAGCCTGGAAGAAATTGCCATGGCACTTGCTTTGTCGCAGGGGCCAGTGATTCAGGCGATTGAAGTAAAGCAAGCCGCAAGCAGGCTTCTCGCCCCCGCCATACTCTCTGCACTTGGGCGTGAAGGCACTAAAAAGATAGAACTGTCCGTAAATGAGAGCGGCCAGAAACAACTTGGATTTTGGAGCGCGGACCTGGAAGCACAGCAAGCGAATTTGTTTCGTCGTAGTGAACGCTTGGAATTCCGCGTAGATCAACTTGACCATCCAAGTGAAAACGGCACACGATGTCTGATTCTGTCCCATTTGGTGCTTGTTCGTGTACCAATCAGCAGGGACCAGAACGGTGACGGTGGCATTAGTCTGGAGGTTCCCGATATTCGGTTTGACAGGATTTCTGGCCATGAGCATGTGAAATCGCGCCTGAAAGAAGTACTTGATTTGGTCCGTCCTAATGCGGTCAATACAACTAAACCGAGGCCTCCCAAGGGTATGCTTTTGTACGGTCGTCCTGGCACAGGCAAAACTATGCTCGCAAAAGCGCTGGCCTGCGAAGCTGAGCTGCCGTTCATTGCAGTAACAGGCCCCCAGTTGATGAATATGCGTACGCTACGCAAAGTCTTCCGACTAGCCCGTCAATATGCGCCAAGTTTGGTATTCATTGACGAGATTGACGCACTAGGTGTGCGCGGTAAAGGTGGCCAAGAAACCTATATCAATCAGTTGCTTGCGGAAATGGACGGATTTGTAGAGTCGCGTGATGGTCATGTTTTTGTTGTGGCAGCAACCAACTTTCCACAAAATGTCGACCCCGCATTGACTCGATCTGGACGCCTCGACTTACATATGGAAGTACCCGTGCTAGATAAACCCGCGCGGATGCACTTTTTAAGCAAACTCAAGAAAATTGTAATGCTTGATGGACTTGCCCTTGAGGAGTTGGCCAGTCTCACCGCAGGCATGAGTGGTGCAGATTTGGAAAAATTTGTGCGCGAGGCAGAATTGCTCAATTTCCGTCGGTCAAATTTTGAGCTGAAAAGCGCAGACTTACGGGAACTACTAAACGTCATTAAACATGGCGCGCGCCTTACCGCATCAAGCCATCTATTGAAAGAGCAACTAGAGGCTACCGCTTACCACGAAGCTGGACATGCGGTTGTGTCATTCGTTTTGAATCCAAACGTACGTATACAGCAAGTAACCATCGTACCCCGTGGCGAGGCACTTGGATTTACTGCCTATGACCCCGAGTCATTACAGCGCCATAGTTTCAATCGCAAAGAGGTTATGGACCTGATTTGCGTGGCTCTTGCCGGGCGAATTGCGGAAAGTAAGCAGTTTCCTGGTCCAACAGCCTTAGCCGACCATGGCGTAACTATGGGAGGAGCAGACTCTGGCGCCTCAAGTGACCTCCGTCGTGCAACCGACTTGGCTTGGCAAGCCATTACCCAATGGGGCTTGGAAGAAGAGTTTGGATGGATGTCGATGAGCGCAGTTGAAAACCCACCTGAGATATGGAGAGCTAGGGCAGCTAATTTAGTTGAGCAATGGCTGCGTGAAGCTGAAATTGCGACAAAGCAACTCATTCAACAAGAATGGAGCACTATTCAGGAGTTGGCACATGAACTCCTTGCACAAGAAGTACTTTTCGAGGCTGATTTGAATAAGTTTCGGAATACTCAAACCGGCGAAATCGGTGGGAGCTTGTAATGGCAGAAAGCAACTCAGATGAATTGATAGCCATTTGGGATAAAAAAATTGACGGCACACGTCGAATACTCTTCTACCGGGCGTCCTCCGAAGGCGAACGAGAGGATTACCGCAGACGAATAGAGGACTATCGCAGAGGAAAAATCATTGATCGAGATCTGTCGAAAAATTTAAACCTCGAACTAGACAGGGTCAGCAAAACCAAAGAAAAAGTTGAAAAAAATCACGGCAACAGTATTGCATCAATATCTGGGTCTGGGGACAACCCACCCGGAGACAACGATACACCATCTCCACCAGATGCGCCCTATCAGACTACAAAGAAACCGATACTACGTGACGAAAATCATGAGGCATATGAATACTCTAGCCATATAAATAGTGCTCCACTGGAAGTAGTCAGCGAATCAAAGTTTATTATTACAAACGACAAGCAATTTGCACAAAGAACCATTAATGGCAAAACCAGTATATACACAAAAACCGCAACGGAAATTAGCTTCTACACACGCTATATCACAAAGCGTTTCAAGATAAGTACTTCAAATTTAGAAATAGACCACTCAATTGGTCAAGATACAAACTCAGGTGCCTCACTATCGGACGCGGAACTTGCGATCATAAGCCGGGTACTCTTGCTTGAAAAGTTAAGCCTTTCGAGAAAAACTCTCAAGAAAGCCCTAGAGATATATTCAAACACGATAGAGGTATCAGAGTCAGACCCGAATACTGATCGAGTACAAGCACAACTCTTGCCCACCAAGGCTTCAAACTTTACTCATCTAGCCGCAGTATTTCGAAAATTAATATTCAACCAACGCAGTGCTCTTCAATTTTTCGGTGGCGTGTCGGTTGTCATGGGATCAGCATATCTTTTTTGGTTAATTTGGAAAGATTTAACCCCCATTAATCCATTGATATACAACTCAGTAGATTCCGGCTTTTCGACTTTACAACCAATCTTTCTTTTGGCTGCAACGTTCTGGATAATCTGTTTATTGCTTGTCGTGATAAACCCTCAAACCCACCAGACACGACGTGATGAAAACGCCCACGAAATGCTCAACCAAACGCTTGATCGGATCAAGTCACATCTAACACAAATGAATTTATCGGTTGCGGCACTCAATATAAGTATTGATGGTAAGTCAATTAATGCCCATGTAGATGAATCTTGGTTACGTGAATTAGACTGCAAACTAAAGGTAAAAGATTCTTTAGTTTCAGTTGAAAAGGTTATCCTGGCGCGACAGCGTGATGTTGGCAGCAAAGCTGAAGAAGTCAGAGAAAACAAAGAAAAAGCCCGTAGTGCTGTAACTTCTTCTATTAGCAGTGTTGGCGCCGGCTTCCTAACTTATGAATTAGGAGGCGCAATAAAGAACTTCACCTTACTCAAAGCAGATAAGCTCCACCCGGCTGTGGTTGAAGATTGTAAAGTACAAAGCAATGTGATGAATGAAGGAATTATCTCAACTCAACATTCTGAGAATTCGCTCTGCATCGATGGAAAATTGATTCACACTGAGCTTTTAGACCTAAACAACAAATACCGTGAACCCGAACTTTATGCAGAAGCCACTTTACTTACAATTACATTTATCGTCAGCATAATCGCGGCATTTATTGGATGGCGTAAATCCGTATCTGAATAACTGATTTTATCAACTTCAATTACCAAAGGTAGATATGACTATAGACGCAGAAAAACTCGCAAATTTGTATGTAAAGGTACTAGACGATATTGGACTAAAGTCAGAGATCGATGGTGACAATGATGTAGTGTTTAGGTACCCGGAAATGGGGACTCTCTATTTTTCTTTGGACTCAAATGATCCAGAATTCATGCGGTTGGTGTTTCCAAATTTTGCCGACCAAGATTTAACTGGTGGCGACTTACCCAAGTTACTATCCTTAATTAATGAGGTTAATCGCAAGAACAAAGCTGTCAAGTTGTATGTAAGGAGCGGTGACGATGGAGAGTCCAACGTATCTGCGGCGATTGAGTGTTTTGTAGCAGGGCATCAGGAAGCACCTACACAAGACCACTTGAATGCAATCTTCAAGCGCTGTATGAATGCCATGCGTGCCGGCATTCAGACCCTAGTGAAAACTTCTCAAGAAGACTCATTCTAGGAAAATGGAATCAAGTAGCGTCAAAGCACCATTGGGTTGATGAGTTTACGGGCGCGCTTCGATAACAGATGAAATCGCCTTAATCAGCGCTTCTGCTCCCTCTCCTGCCTCTAGGCCAATCTGCGCAAGGTCAAGCTGAGCTCTTGGGTAACGTACCTCGGCTGCTTGACCGAGCAAAGTCTTGGCCTTATCCACATCGCGCGCCAAACCGTGTCCAACGAAATACATCTCAGCCAACTCCACC
Encoded here:
- a CDS encoding AAA family ATPase, giving the protein MTTTYQDVLKVAKYIAQYSKRKEISEDDLSLASCFFTFSLAGGTSSDVAHGNLGQLENLVSFGPAVLLAYPLMPSLPLTEEAKKLRDAFKKSTGWKFKSSIDPTTDQVKALRALLMRDWPKVLEGFKPEDLEKAKQYALEFERAIPGALKSGRNSEEVKHVSAAPLTNETADPPEQTASAPTSESTISSYPNVFEREDGVSQIEIALRKNVRDQDAAVDELIKELRLREWGLADESRPPVFLFVGPAGTGKTLTAQTLANTERWRDKCLTLNMASMRSRNEGFALTGLRHGYESAGPGRLTQFVRKHPDALILLENFTDAHPSVQDLLIPLLTEGQLIDEYGFGDDAKRGNPDKRVVSFSRATVVLTTRAGESVYKAASYRKRLATDRQGVIAELLSNLETDQRSAESSDTTDNSRSDDQTSALQKHLGGCCLLPFQTLGLKTLQTLAQEATENLQRQLKSVKKDIDLNFPGHSLEEIAMALALSQGPVIQAIEVKQAASRLLAPAILSALGREGTKKIELSVNESGQKQLGFWSADLEAQQANLFRRSERLEFRVDQLDHPSENGTRCLILSHLVLVRVPISRDQNGDGGISLEVPDIRFDRISGHEHVKSRLKEVLDLVRPNAVNTTKPRPPKGMLLYGRPGTGKTMLAKALACEAELPFIAVTGPQLMNMRTLRKVFRLARQYAPSLVFIDEIDALGVRGKGGQETYINQLLAEMDGFVESRDGHVFVVAATNFPQNVDPALTRSGRLDLHMEVPVLDKPARMHFLSKLKKIVMLDGLALEELASLTAGMSGADLEKFVREAELLNFRRSNFELKSADLRELLNVIKHGARLTASSHLLKEQLEATAYHEAGHAVVSFVLNPNVRIQQVTIVPRGEALGFTAYDPESLQRHSFNRKEVMDLICVALAGRIAESKQFPGPTALADHGVTMGGADSGASSDLRRATDLAWQAITQWGLEEEFGWMSMSAVENPPEIWRARAANLVEQWLREAEIATKQLIQQEWSTIQELAHELLAQEVLFEADLNKFRNTQTGEIGGSL